The DNA window CTGCATTGGCATGGGCAAATCGCGTTTCAGCAGAACTGGAAATTTTACAAGTTCCGCGCAATAAGCGTTCCATTGACCGGATGCAAGAAGATGAACAAGCTGATTTGTTGGTGTGCTTAAAAGAACGACTTGAGTTTTACCCAATGGGTAAAACCGAGCCGTTCTTTTTTCATCCGAACTCAGCAGCTTTTCGAACAAAAAGACCTCTTGAACAAGATCCGCTGATTGAAGTGGCAGGTTTAGTTCCAGGCGACTCATTTTTAGATTGTACATTAGGGTTAGCATCTGACTCAATTGTGGCATCACAGCGTGTTGGTCAAAGAGGACGAGTGGTGGGCTGTGAAAGCCATCCAGTGCTCGCTTACGTGGTGGCGCAAGGGTTGCAGCAATATAGCAACATGCCACATTTAGAAGAGGCGATGAGGCGTATTGAGGTAGTGTCATGCCAAGCAGTTTCATTTTTGCAAACTTTGCCTGCAGATTCGATAGATGTAATTTACATGGATCCGATGTTTACAGAAGAAATAACAGAAGCTTCAAATTTTACGCCACTCAGAGGAACTGCTGACCGAGGGCAATTAACAGTGCAGTGGGTAGCTGAGGCAAAGCGTGTAGCACGAAAAACTGTCGTTTTAAAAGCACATTTTCGTTCTCAGGATTTCGAACGTTTTGGATTTATTAGGCGCATGCGGCCCAATACCAAGTTCCACTATGGTGTCATTTCAATTGAACCAGAGAGTAAACAATAAAAACGGATGCTCGTTAGTTGGGAATTTAAAGTATAGCTATGGTTCAGGTTCGTGATCTCAAGCTGACAGTGTTCTGGAGTACATTTGGTTTCACTTATGAAACACATGCGGATTCAATTTATCTGCATGTGTTTTGTAGTGTGAATCTATTTTCAAAGCAAGCTGATTTCTTGTGCAAAATATACCCCCTGTGGTATGTTTTGGATGTATTCAAAAGAGTTCTTTTTTGAGGGGGTGAGCCGTTATGTCAAACCAAGTAACAGTTTATTCAACGGATACCTGCCCACATTGCATCATGATGAAAAAACTTCTAGCGGCAAGTGATGTCCCTTATACGAAAGTAAACGTACAGCGAGACCAAGCGCCTTGTGCAGACAAACGACCAAATGGGTGCTTGGATTTGATCCAAACCGTGCCACGGAATTAGTGAACGCCTAAAACAACAAATGTGAAACCCACATTGAGTAAAATTCAACGAAAACTAAATTACCAGGAGGAATAACAAGTGAAAGTGATTTCGACGCAAGAATTGCAAACATTACTAGAACTAGGCAAACAAGTGAATATAATCGACGTGCGTGAAGCGTCAGAAGTAGCCGGTGGGAAAATTCCTGGAGCTGTCAATATGCCTTTAGGATTATTGGAATTTAAGATGAATGAATTGGACAAATCAGAAGAATACTATGTTAATTGCCAAGCTGGCGGACGTAGCGGTTCGGCATGTAAATTCTTAGACTATCAGGGCTATAAAGTGATAAATGTCGAAGGTGGCATGAACGCATGGGCAGGTGACATCGAGCGGATTGATGATTGAAAAAGCTTATGAGTTCAGCAATGGAGCTCAAGGCAAGTCTTTGTGAAAAGACACTGAAGAGTAAGAGTTGGTTTATGCAAAAACTGAAGATAAATAGCAAAAGAACTGTCAATGGACAATTGAATTGACAGTTCTTTTATTGCATAATGATATAAAAAGTCTGATTTATCGACCATCTGAAACAAAAAACTCCCTGAAATTCAGGGAGTTTTTTTAGTGTTTATTAGTCTGTAAATGAAAGTGAAGTCAAGTATCCAAGCATAAACAGGAGACCCAGTCCGATTAATAATGATGCATCCACAAAAATTCCTCCTTTTCAATAAAAAAACAAGGCGTTGTTAATGACTTTATTGTACAATGAATTTCAAGAAGATGAAACCTTTACCCGCGAAATTCGTATAAATAAGCAAACGTTATGACAAAAATGTTCATAAAAGAAAAGGTGATGTTGATGAAAAATTGGTGGCAAAAGTCGCTGATGATTACTGTTGCCGTTTTAACATTGGGAGCAATCTCTCCGAACCATTTAATCTGGGAGTCGCTTCTAGACGAAAAAGGTCAACCGAAATCACATGCAGCGGAAAGTGATAACAAACAATATATCTACGATTGGGTCGACCCCAGTGAGTTCTACGACACCGGTGACTCTTTTATCCATTCTGTGTATCAATCTGCAGAAGAGCAATCGTATTTGAAATTTGGTTCGCGAATTGGACCTGTTATTGGAGACCAGTTCCAAACCATGATTTTGCCAAACATTCAACGAGCGATTGATGTCCATTTGGCAACCCTAGATACCGGCAAATTAAAAAAATTAGCCATTTCTGAAAAGCCATCTGGTGATTATGCTGAAAAAATCTTCCATGTATATAACACTGAAACCAACAAAGACGAAATCCGTTTCCACGTTAGGACGGAGAACAAACCACAGCTAGGCTATTCTTTTAATTTTCACTATCATTTAGCTGAAGATGATTTCCAAAAGCATATTACGCTAGGAGACATCTACTGGTCTAAAAATACACCGCCGAAATGGCTTTCTTAAACCGCCCAATTTTGGCGGTTTTTTTATGTGTGCTCGATTTTTTTGCCAAACTAGCGTAACTGGTGCGTCCAAAGGAGAAAGAGAGAGTGTGTGAATTTCTCAGTTTATCGAGTGAACCATAGTGAGACCGATGAGGTTTTAGTAAATACAAATTTTCCGTATAATTTAAGATGTCTAAAATCTTTATTAACACCGGTAGTATTGTTATGATTAAACTAACAACGGAGGCGAATTATATGAAGCAATATTTAGACTTATGCGAACACATTCTACATAACGGAGCAACAAAAGAAGATCGGACCGGTACAGGTACTTTGAGTGTCTTTGGCCATCAAATGCGATTCGATTTAACGGAAGGGTTCCCTTTAATGACAACAAAAAAAACGGCGTTCCGCTTGATTGTCTCGGAACTTCTTTGGTTTCTTAAAGGTGATACCAATATCCGATCTTTATTGCAAGATAATAATCACATCTGGGATGAGTGGGCGTTTGCACAGTGGGTAGCAAGCGACGAATACGCGGGACCTGACATGTCTGATTTCGGTCGCCGTGCACAAACAGATCCGGAATTTGCGGAAGTATATAAGATTGAGATGCAAAGCTTTCAGCGCAAGGTAATTGAAAGTCCAGAGTTTGCTGAAAAATACGGAGACCTCGGTCCCGTTTATGGCAAGCAATGGCGTTCATGGGCGACAACAGAAGGTGGTACCATCGACCAATTGAAAAATGTCATTGAATCGATTAAAAAAAATCCGGATTCCAGACGTCACTTAGTGACCGCGTGGAATCCGGAATTTATTGATGACATGGCTTTACCACCATGCCACATTATGTTTCAATTTTATGTAGCGGATGGCAAATTGTCGTGCCAACTTTATCAACGCAGTGCAGATGTCTTTCTAGGCGTGCCTTTTAATATCGCATCTTACGCGCTATTAACACAGCTAATTGCCAGAGAATGTAACTTAAAAGTCGGTGATTTTGTTCACACAACAGGCGATACACATTTATACTCAAATCACCTGTCTCAAGTGCAAGAACAATTAGCTAGACAACCAAAACCACTGCCAACCTTAAAAATTAACGAGGAAGTCAAATCAATTTTCGACTTGAAACTAGAAGACATTACGATCGAAGGCTACGATCCACATCCTCGGATTAAAGCGCCTGTTGCAGTTTAATAGCAAGTACTAACTTTCATCTTCAGTGTATCAATTAGTTTGAACTTCAAAATACTTTAAATAATACGTAATACCCGCGAAAAGCGGGATAGGAGGAAGATACATGATTTCATTAATGGTCGCGCATGATCCGAACCGAGTTATCGGAAAAGATAACGAACTGCCTTGGCATATTCCAGCGGACTTGGCATATTTTAAAAAACAGACAATCGGAAAAGGGATTGTTATGGGCCGTAATACGTATGAATCTATTGGGCGACCGCTTCCGAAGCGCCGCAATATTGTAGTTACGCGCAACGATGATTATCAGGCAGATGGAGTAGATGTCGTTCATAATGTGCAAGATGCTATAAAGTTAGCGACAGAATTTCATGAAGAAGTAATGATTATCGGTGGAGAACAGATTTTTGAATCAATTTTACCAGATGCTGACCGTCTTTACATAACACTGGTTCATCAAGCTTTTGATGGTGATACGTATTTCCCGGAATATGGACGTGAGTGGAAACTCGTTTCTGAATCTGAGCAGCAAATTTCAAATGAAGTGCCTTTTTCGTACTTGGTATACGAAAGACGGCGAAAGAAAACGGCCAATGTTTAATACCATTCGCACGTTCTCTTTTTTATTTGGTTATTTACCGATTAGCGCTGTGAATTTGAAAAAAAATATCAAGCAAAAATCAACATTAAGCGTAAAAGAGTACGACCAGCTGATTCATACAGAACCTCAAAAATGGGCAGCCGGTATTATGAAACGGACAAAAAGCACCGTTACGATTGCAGGACTGGATAAATTACCTGATGGACCGGTATTGTTTGTCAGCAATCATGAAGGGAATTTCGATATCCCAACATTGCTTTCGACCATTCCGAAGCCTTTTGGTTTTATTTCCAAAAAAGAAGTAAATAAATTCCCGATTATTCCGATGTATATGAAAGAAATGAATTGTGTCTTTTTAGACCGCACAGATCGTCGGAGTGCATTGAAATCCATTACTGACACTATAGAAAAATTAAAAGAAGGTCATTCGATTTTGATTTTTCCGGAAGGCACAAGAAGTAAAGGTCAAAGTATGGGTGAATTTAAAGCAGGATTTATGCGTATTGCAAAAGATGCAGATGTCCCTATTTTACCGGTTGCGATTCACGGAACTTCAGACATAATGGAAAAAAACAACAATAAAGTAAAGGCAGCTACGGTCACCGTACAACTTTTGGATCCTGTTTCTGTTGATGTTCTTAAGGACATGAAGCCAAAAGAAGCAATTGCGGTGATCCATACGCAAATTGAAGAAGCTGTTTCTGCTATGTCTGCGGAAAAACAAAGAAATAATGACAACTAACCGGTAAAACAATCTGCTTTGTAGTTGTTAGATATTAAATAATTGCTTAGACTAAGGTAAAAAGGAAGTGATTTCATGTCAAAGATTCACATCGTCACGGATTCGACCGCTGATTTAAAGCCAGAGATCATTGAAAAATATGATTTGCATGTGGTTCCTCTAAGTATTCAAATTGGTGGAAAAACCTATTTGGACCGCGTTGACTTAGAGCCGGCATCTTTCCTTGAATTGATGAAAAATACCGATGAAATGCCAAAAAGTTCTCAACCAGCACCAGGCGTATTCAAAGAG is part of the Planococcus kocurii genome and encodes:
- a CDS encoding rhodanese-like domain-containing protein, which produces MKVISTQELQTLLELGKQVNIIDVREASEVAGGKIPGAVNMPLGLLEFKMNELDKSEEYYVNCQAGGRSGSACKFLDYQGYKVINVEGGMNAWAGDIERIDD
- a CDS encoding dihydrofolate reductase — its product is MISLMVAHDPNRVIGKDNELPWHIPADLAYFKKQTIGKGIVMGRNTYESIGRPLPKRRNIVVTRNDDYQADGVDVVHNVQDAIKLATEFHEEVMIIGGEQIFESILPDADRLYITLVHQAFDGDTYFPEYGREWKLVSESEQQISNEVPFSYLVYERRRKKTANV
- a CDS encoding glutaredoxin family protein, with the protein product MSNQVTVYSTDTCPHCIMMKKLLAASDVPYTKVNVQRDQAPCADKRPNGCLDLIQTVPRN
- a CDS encoding lysophospholipid acyltransferase family protein: MKCLFRTWYTKDGERKRPMFNTIRTFSFLFGYLPISAVNLKKNIKQKSTLSVKEYDQLIHTEPQKWAAGIMKRTKSTVTIAGLDKLPDGPVLFVSNHEGNFDIPTLLSTIPKPFGFISKKEVNKFPIIPMYMKEMNCVFLDRTDRRSALKSITDTIEKLKEGHSILIFPEGTRSKGQSMGEFKAGFMRIAKDADVPILPVAIHGTSDIMEKNNNKVKAATVTVQLLDPVSVDVLKDMKPKEAIAVIHTQIEEAVSAMSAEKQRNNDN
- a CDS encoding thymidylate synthase, with the protein product MKQYLDLCEHILHNGATKEDRTGTGTLSVFGHQMRFDLTEGFPLMTTKKTAFRLIVSELLWFLKGDTNIRSLLQDNNHIWDEWAFAQWVASDEYAGPDMSDFGRRAQTDPEFAEVYKIEMQSFQRKVIESPEFAEKYGDLGPVYGKQWRSWATTEGGTIDQLKNVIESIKKNPDSRRHLVTAWNPEFIDDMALPPCHIMFQFYVADGKLSCQLYQRSADVFLGVPFNIASYALLTQLIARECNLKVGDFVHTTGDTHLYSNHLSQVQEQLARQPKPLPTLKINEEVKSIFDLKLEDITIEGYDPHPRIKAPVAV
- a CDS encoding class I SAM-dependent methyltransferase, producing MKTIVTTAYRPTSSALAWANRVSAELEILQVPRNKRSIDRMQEDEQADLLVCLKERLEFYPMGKTEPFFFHPNSAAFRTKRPLEQDPLIEVAGLVPGDSFLDCTLGLASDSIVASQRVGQRGRVVGCESHPVLAYVVAQGLQQYSNMPHLEEAMRRIEVVSCQAVSFLQTLPADSIDVIYMDPMFTEEITEASNFTPLRGTADRGQLTVQWVAEAKRVARKTVVLKAHFRSQDFERFGFIRRMRPNTKFHYGVISIEPESKQ
- a CDS encoding YpjP family protein, which produces MKNWWQKSLMITVAVLTLGAISPNHLIWESLLDEKGQPKSHAAESDNKQYIYDWVDPSEFYDTGDSFIHSVYQSAEEQSYLKFGSRIGPVIGDQFQTMILPNIQRAIDVHLATLDTGKLKKLAISEKPSGDYAEKIFHVYNTETNKDEIRFHVRTENKPQLGYSFNFHYHLAEDDFQKHITLGDIYWSKNTPPKWLS